The following are encoded in a window of Flavobacterium cupriresistens genomic DNA:
- a CDS encoding sugar kinase, which produces MNKIVAFGEIMLRLSTERHLRFSQAKAFGASYGGGEFNVCVSLANYGLNAEFVTRLPENEIGGSALKEMRKMNVESKNIIFGGERLGIYFLETGAGTRGSNVVYDRAHSSMATIEKGSIDWEKVLEGATWFHWSGITPAISKTAAEACLEAIKVAHKLGITISCDLNYRSKLWQYGKTPSDVMPELLKYSNVILGDIDTAYFMLGIPKVNPNYQDEKTLPALYTKLFDFIPNLKIAATTLRYSVSASHQRIGGILFDGKAIYNAAVKEVTPVVDRVGSGDAFMGGLIYGLCEYQNNNQRALDFAVAACCLKHTISGDYNLVTLKEVENMVDGDATGLVSR; this is translated from the coding sequence ATGAATAAAATAGTTGCATTCGGAGAAATAATGTTACGGCTTTCGACAGAGCGGCATTTGCGTTTTTCGCAAGCTAAAGCTTTTGGAGCTTCTTATGGAGGAGGCGAATTTAATGTTTGCGTTTCACTGGCGAATTACGGTCTGAATGCAGAATTTGTAACCCGTTTACCTGAAAATGAAATAGGAGGTTCAGCATTAAAAGAAATGCGAAAAATGAACGTCGAGTCAAAAAATATAATTTTTGGAGGAGAACGTCTGGGAATCTATTTTCTGGAAACCGGAGCCGGAACTCGTGGAAGCAATGTGGTTTATGATCGAGCACACAGTTCAATGGCAACCATTGAAAAAGGAAGTATTGACTGGGAAAAAGTATTAGAAGGTGCAACTTGGTTTCACTGGAGCGGAATTACACCTGCCATCTCTAAAACTGCTGCCGAAGCTTGTCTGGAAGCGATTAAAGTAGCACATAAATTGGGAATCACGATTTCATGTGATTTAAACTACAGATCCAAATTATGGCAGTATGGTAAAACGCCGAGTGATGTTATGCCCGAGTTACTAAAATACAGCAATGTGATTTTGGGAGATATTGATACCGCGTATTTTATGTTAGGAATTCCAAAAGTAAATCCAAACTACCAGGATGAGAAAACGCTTCCTGCTTTGTATACGAAACTCTTTGATTTTATTCCGAATTTAAAAATTGCAGCGACCACACTCCGTTATTCGGTTAGTGCCTCTCACCAAAGAATTGGAGGGATTTTGTTTGATGGAAAAGCGATTTACAATGCCGCTGTCAAAGAAGTAACTCCTGTTGTAGATCGAGTTGGTAGTGGTGATGCCTTTATGGGCGGATTGATTTATGGTCTATGCGAATATCAGAACAACAACCAGAGAGCTTTAGATTTTGCAGTAGCTGCTTGTTGTTTAAAACACACTATTTCGGGAGATTACAATTTAGTGACATTAAAAGAAGTAGAGAATATGGTTGATGGTGATGCTACAGGTTTGGTATCAAGATAA
- a CDS encoding bifunctional 4-hydroxy-2-oxoglutarate aldolase/2-dehydro-3-deoxy-phosphogluconate aldolase — protein MAKYSRIEVASQMKENGMVPLFFHTDIEVSKKVLKACYDGGARLMEFTSRGDFAFEVFGALNKYALAELPGMMLGVGSVTDAAATSLYLQLGANFIVTPVFREDIAIVCNRRKVLWSPGCGTLTEIARAEELGCEIVKLFPGDIYGPEFIKAIKGPCPWTSIMPTGGVLPTVESLTSWLDAGAVCVGLGSQLISKEMLDKNDFEGLKNKVSEVLAIIKKIKNK, from the coding sequence ATGGCAAAATATTCAAGAATTGAAGTGGCTTCGCAAATGAAAGAAAACGGTATGGTTCCGCTCTTTTTTCATACGGATATCGAAGTGAGTAAAAAAGTGTTAAAAGCTTGTTATGATGGTGGTGCAAGGTTAATGGAATTTACAAGTCGCGGCGACTTTGCCTTTGAGGTATTTGGGGCTTTAAATAAATATGCATTGGCTGAATTACCGGGAATGATGTTGGGCGTAGGATCGGTTACAGACGCAGCAGCAACGTCTTTATACCTGCAGTTAGGAGCTAATTTTATTGTGACTCCTGTTTTTAGAGAAGATATTGCAATAGTCTGTAATCGTCGTAAAGTATTATGGTCACCGGGTTGCGGGACACTTACCGAGATTGCCAGAGCCGAAGAATTAGGATGCGAAATCGTAAAATTATTCCCGGGAGATATCTATGGACCGGAATTTATAAAAGCAATAAAAGGCCCTTGTCCCTGGACAAGTATTATGCCCACAGGAGGTGTTTTACCAACCGTAGAAAGTCTGACTTCGTGGCTCGATGCCGGTGCGGTTTGTGTTGGCTTGGGGTCACAGTTAATCTCAAAAGAGATGCTTGATAAGAATGACTTTGAGGGTTTAAAAAACAAAGTAAGTGAGGTTCTGGCGATCATCAAAAAGATAAAAAATAAATAG
- a CDS encoding tagaturonate reductase: protein MEKINRSNAKLTAKLPIKIVQFGEGNFLRAFVEFAIQKLNQKADFNAGIAVVQPIDKGLVPMINAQDGLYTLFMKGVKKGQEIQEKELITNIVKAIDPYASFQDFLALAREEELAFIISNTTEAGIEYIASDLPTMQPPVSFPAKLTVLLHERFKHFNGEASKGLTIIPCELINYNSDTLKEIVLKYAIEWKLEQDFVFWVINNCSFHNTLVDRIVPGYPRDQIEAYNSQLSYKDDLIVSAESFFLWVIEGDDALKAKLPFDKTDLDVKIVKDMQPYRTRKVRILNGAHTAMVPFSLLYGNETVKETVDNAFTGEFVNKAVFEEINETLAMDPAELASFAEEILDRFRNPFIKHLLSSIALNSISKFKVRVLPSLTEYVAIHKKLPVHLTYAFACLIRFYKGTWNGQNLPISDSEDIISFFNEVWKSNDYNEIATLTLQNKSFWDEDLTTIPSLTETIAEALKEIDEKGIEQGFTNFKKQINSGTYIQ, encoded by the coding sequence ATGGAAAAAATAAACAGATCAAATGCGAAGTTAACAGCGAAACTTCCAATCAAGATTGTGCAATTTGGAGAGGGTAATTTTTTAAGGGCTTTTGTAGAATTTGCTATTCAAAAGCTCAATCAGAAGGCTGATTTTAATGCCGGTATTGCTGTGGTACAACCGATCGATAAAGGCTTGGTTCCGATGATTAATGCACAGGACGGTTTGTATACTTTATTTATGAAAGGGGTTAAAAAAGGGCAGGAAATTCAGGAGAAAGAATTGATTACCAATATTGTAAAAGCAATTGATCCGTATGCTTCTTTTCAAGATTTTTTGGCTTTGGCCAGAGAAGAAGAATTGGCTTTTATTATATCCAATACAACCGAAGCCGGTATAGAATATATCGCATCTGATCTTCCGACAATGCAGCCTCCGGTGTCTTTTCCGGCGAAATTAACGGTGCTTTTACACGAAAGATTTAAGCATTTTAATGGAGAAGCTTCGAAAGGATTGACCATTATTCCCTGTGAACTGATCAATTACAATTCGGATACGTTAAAAGAAATTGTTCTAAAATATGCTATTGAATGGAAATTGGAGCAGGACTTTGTTTTTTGGGTCATCAACAACTGCTCCTTCCATAATACTTTGGTAGATCGAATTGTTCCGGGTTATCCAAGGGATCAAATCGAAGCATACAACAGTCAGTTGTCTTATAAAGATGATTTGATTGTAAGTGCGGAAAGTTTCTTCTTGTGGGTAATTGAAGGTGATGATGCGCTGAAGGCAAAACTTCCATTTGATAAGACCGATTTAGACGTAAAGATCGTCAAGGATATGCAGCCGTATCGCACCCGAAAAGTGAGGATTTTAAATGGAGCCCATACCGCTATGGTACCTTTCTCGTTGCTTTACGGAAACGAAACAGTTAAAGAAACGGTAGATAATGCCTTTACGGGTGAATTTGTAAACAAAGCCGTTTTCGAAGAAATCAATGAAACCTTGGCTATGGATCCAGCCGAACTGGCCAGTTTTGCCGAGGAAATTTTAGATCGTTTCAGAAATCCTTTTATCAAACATTTATTGTCTTCGATTGCCCTAAACTCGATTTCTAAATTCAAAGTACGTGTTTTACCAAGTTTGACGGAGTATGTCGCTATTCATAAAAAGTTGCCGGTTCATTTAACGTATGCATTTGCCTGCTTAATTCGTTTTTATAAAGGAACCTGGAATGGACAAAATCTGCCAATAAGCGACAGTGAAGATATTATTTCTTTTTTTAATGAAGTCTGGAAATCAAATGACTATAATGAAATTGCAACACTCACTTTGCAAAATAAAAGTTTCTGGGATGAAGATTTGACTACGATTCCATCTTTGACAGAAACTATTGCTGAAGCCTTAAAAGAAATAGATGAAAAGGGTATCGAACAAGGTTTTACCAATTTTAAAAAACAGATAAATTCAGGAACTTACATACAATAG
- a CDS encoding UxaA family hydrolase: protein METQKKIIKVNPTDNVAVALVNLTAGELIHFEGETIAIGSDVKAKHKIALTPLNTGDRIIMYGVLVGKSSERIEKGDLLSTLNVKHESDKVTGKTETIGWTAPNIDKWKDRTFLGYHREDGQVGTENVWLFFPLVFCENRNIEILKDIFEKELMKPKENDYQLLLRSLVSKESGVDSKEGKASNPDLFNNIEVKFITHQGGCGGIRQDSHSLAKLLAGYVNNPNVAGATVLSLGCQNLQIQIFKDALNEINPDSKKPVLIYDQQQIGTIEAMLSSVVKDTFEEIKKANELERTPAPLSKLKIGLECGGSDGFSGISANPTLGVTSDLLAALGGTTILSEFPELCGVEQELVNRCVEEEGGKRFLDLMQWYEKTVVDAGSGFDMNPSPGNIKDGLITDAMKSAGAAKKGGTSPIVGVSDYGEYITKPGLNLLCTPGNDVECTTAMVGSGANMVLFTTGLGTPTGNPIAPVVKISSNTELAKKMSDIIDIDTGGIITGEKTIDEMADEMLEFIIDVASGTIKTKAAILNQNDFIPWKRGVSL, encoded by the coding sequence ATGGAAACGCAAAAAAAAATAATAAAAGTTAATCCTACCGATAATGTTGCGGTCGCTTTAGTAAACCTGACAGCAGGGGAACTGATTCATTTTGAAGGAGAAACGATTGCAATTGGTTCTGATGTAAAAGCCAAACACAAAATTGCTTTAACTCCGCTTAATACAGGCGACAGGATTATTATGTACGGTGTTTTGGTAGGAAAGTCAAGTGAAAGAATAGAAAAAGGAGACTTGCTTTCTACATTAAACGTAAAACACGAAAGTGATAAGGTAACAGGCAAAACGGAAACGATTGGTTGGACCGCACCCAATATTGACAAATGGAAAGACAGAACTTTTCTGGGTTACCACAGAGAAGACGGACAGGTTGGAACTGAAAATGTATGGTTGTTTTTTCCTTTGGTTTTTTGTGAAAACAGGAATATCGAGATCTTAAAAGATATTTTCGAAAAGGAATTAATGAAACCTAAAGAAAATGACTATCAGCTTTTACTTCGCTCTTTAGTAAGTAAAGAAAGCGGAGTGGATAGCAAGGAGGGAAAAGCAAGCAATCCGGATTTATTCAACAATATAGAAGTAAAATTTATCACGCATCAGGGTGGTTGTGGCGGAATTCGTCAGGATTCGCATAGTCTGGCTAAGTTATTGGCCGGATATGTTAACAATCCGAATGTGGCTGGTGCTACGGTTTTGAGTTTAGGTTGTCAAAATCTTCAAATTCAAATTTTTAAAGATGCATTGAATGAAATTAATCCGGACAGTAAAAAACCGGTTTTAATTTACGATCAGCAACAAATAGGGACGATTGAAGCCATGCTTAGCAGTGTTGTGAAAGATACTTTTGAAGAAATCAAAAAAGCAAATGAACTAGAGCGAACACCGGCACCCTTATCAAAATTGAAAATTGGTTTGGAATGTGGTGGTTCTGACGGGTTCTCTGGAATCTCAGCGAATCCCACATTAGGAGTTACTTCCGATTTGTTGGCTGCTTTAGGAGGAACTACCATTCTTTCTGAGTTTCCGGAATTATGTGGTGTAGAGCAAGAGTTGGTCAACCGTTGTGTAGAAGAAGAGGGAGGAAAACGTTTCTTGGATTTGATGCAATGGTATGAAAAAACGGTTGTGGATGCAGGTTCAGGGTTTGATATGAATCCATCTCCGGGTAATATAAAAGACGGTTTGATTACAGATGCCATGAAATCTGCAGGAGCTGCCAAAAAAGGAGGAACCTCACCAATAGTTGGGGTTTCGGACTACGGAGAATACATTACAAAACCGGGATTAAATTTACTTTGCACTCCCGGAAATGATGTAGAATGTACAACTGCAATGGTAGGATCCGGAGCCAATATGGTTTTGTTTACCACGGGTTTAGGAACACCAACAGGAAACCCAATCGCACCCGTTGTAAAAATTTCATCCAACACAGAATTGGCGAAAAAAATGTCTGACATTATCGATATCGACACCGGAGGAATTATTACAGGTGAAAAAACAATTGATGAAATGGCCGACGAAATGTTAGAATTTATCATTGACGTAGCCAGCGGTACCATCAAAACCAAAGCGGCAATTCTAAACCAAAACGATTTTATTCCTTGGAAACGCGGAGTTTCTTTGTAG